One window of the Chelonoidis abingdonii isolate Lonesome George chromosome 3, CheloAbing_2.0, whole genome shotgun sequence genome contains the following:
- the GJE1 gene encoding gap junction epsilon-1 protein, producing the protein MGRLNNTTPGLRLLRPPTVIGQFHTLFFGSVRMFFLGVLGFAVYGNEALHFSCEPDKRDVNLFCYNQFRPITPQVFWALQLVTVLVPGAMFHLYAACRNIDQEDILQKPTYTVFYILSVLLRIVLEVVAFWLQSHLFGFQVNPLYRCDAGALDKKFNITRCMVPEHFEKTIFLIAMYTFTVITVVLCVAEIFEILGRRLGFLNNQ; encoded by the exons ATGGGACGCCTCAACAACACAACGCCGGGGCTGAGGCTG CTCAGGCCTCCAACAGTGATTGGTCAGTTCCATACCCTTTTCTTTGGCTCAGTTCGAATGTTTTTCCTTGGTGTTTTGGGCTTTGCAGTTTATGGAAATGAGGCCTTGCACTTCAGCTGTGAGCCGGACAAGAGGGATGTTAATCTCTTCTGTTATAATCAGTTCAGGCCCATAACTCCTCAg GTATTCTGGGCATTACAGCTAGTGACGGTTCTGGTACCTGGAGCAATGTTTCATCTTTATGCTGCATGTAGAAACATCGATCAGGAAGATATCCTCCAAAAGCCCACCTATACTGTTTTTTATATCCTCTCTGTTCTGTTAAGGATTGTCCTTGAAGTTGTAGCATTTTGGCTTCAGAGTCATCTCTTTGGCTTCCAAGTGAACCCACTCTACAGGTGTGATGCAGGAGCCCTTGACAAAAAGTTTAATATTACCAGATGCATGGTGCCAGAACACTTTGAAAAGACAATTTTCCTCATTGCTATGTACACTTTTACTGTGATTACAGTGGTGTTGTGTGTTGCTGAGATTTTTGAGATCTTAGGTAGGAggctgggttttttaaataatcagtga